One part of the Rickettsia akari str. Hartford genome encodes these proteins:
- the ybeY gene encoding rRNA maturation RNase YbeY, which yields MINVEIIKNYDKWREHKQINKSLIQKITQNILLRFNNFSKIKQFELSMLLTNTAEILTLNKQFRNIEKATNVLAFPSNELNWQDLYSKLEFLGDSDYMHLGDVAFCYEVIYNESCEQQKTFENHFIHLLIHSILHLIGFDHQNDTEAHIMENLEIEILSYFGISSPY from the coding sequence ATGATAAACGTAGAAATCATAAAAAATTACGACAAATGGCGTGAGCATAAGCAGATAAATAAGAGTTTAATCCAAAAAATAACTCAAAATATTTTATTGCGGTTTAATAATTTTAGTAAAATAAAACAATTTGAATTATCAATGTTACTAACAAATACTGCAGAAATATTGACCTTAAACAAACAATTTCGTAATATAGAAAAGGCTACTAACGTTCTTGCTTTTCCAAGTAATGAATTAAATTGGCAGGATTTATATTCTAAACTTGAATTTTTAGGCGACTCTGATTATATGCACTTAGGTGATGTAGCATTTTGTTATGAGGTAATATATAATGAATCGTGCGAGCAGCAAAAAACTTTTGAGAATCATTTTATTCATCTTTTAATACATAGTATTTTACATTTAATTGGATTTGATCATCAAAATGACACAGAAGCACACATTATGGAAAATCTAGAAATTGAAATATTATCATATTTCGGTATTTCTTCCCCTTATTAA
- a CDS encoding dienelactone hydrolase family protein: protein MNKYLEYPEVESKEQPAKQLVVLLHGVGSDGHDLIGLVPYIKNDLPNCHFISPHGIEAYDMMPYGRQWFSLQARSPHIMAKLIANNISKIEDIIKQKQEELHLTNKDTIIIGFSQGTMVGLYLTLVQKESFFCTIGFSGALIPPMEVNNTLTPICLIHGELDEVVGVSAMYNASNYLSKLHIEHSVHKLTSLAHSIDGRGLEIAINFIDFVYKN from the coding sequence ATGAACAAATATTTAGAATATCCCGAAGTAGAAAGTAAAGAGCAGCCGGCAAAGCAGCTAGTAGTGTTACTGCACGGCGTCGGCTCGGACGGACATGATTTAATAGGATTAGTCCCTTATATCAAAAATGATTTACCCAATTGTCATTTTATTTCCCCACATGGTATCGAGGCTTATGATATGATGCCTTATGGTAGACAATGGTTTAGTTTGCAAGCACGCAGCCCGCATATTATGGCAAAGCTAATTGCAAATAATATTTCTAAGATTGAAGATATAATAAAGCAAAAGCAGGAAGAGTTACATCTAACCAACAAAGATACTATCATTATCGGCTTTTCTCAAGGTACAATGGTAGGGTTATATTTAACACTAGTTCAAAAAGAGTCGTTTTTTTGTACTATAGGTTTTTCGGGTGCATTAATTCCACCTATGGAAGTTAATAATACGCTTACCCCTATATGCTTGATTCATGGGGAATTAGATGAGGTAGTTGGTGTTAGTGCGATGTATAATGCGTCAAACTATTTATCTAAGCTCCATATAGAGCATAGCGTGCATAAATTAACTTCTCTTGCTCACTCAATAGATGGACGGGGGCTTGAGATTGCGATTAATTTTATAGATTTTGTGTATAAAAATTAA
- the grxD gene encoding Grx4 family monothiol glutaredoxin, with protein MLENKNFEFIENALKNNKVVLFMKGTQEAPMCGFSAKVVAILNKLGVEFRDINVFVNPEFREDLKKFSDWPTFPQLYIKGALVGGCDIATELYNNGELEKILRE; from the coding sequence ATGCTAGAAAATAAAAATTTTGAATTTATAGAAAATGCACTAAAAAATAATAAAGTAGTGCTGTTCATGAAAGGTACTCAGGAAGCTCCAATGTGTGGCTTTTCTGCTAAAGTAGTAGCTATTTTGAATAAATTAGGTGTAGAGTTTCGTGATATTAATGTATTTGTTAATCCGGAATTTCGTGAAGATTTAAAAAAATTTAGCGATTGGCCAACATTCCCACAATTATACATTAAAGGGGCATTAGTCGGCGGCTGTGACATTGCAACAGAACTATACAATAATGGCGAACTTGAGAAGATATTAAGAGAGTAA
- a CDS encoding acetyl-CoA C-acetyltransferase, giving the protein MIKPVYITYAKRTAFGSFMGSLSTTSAPMLAAPLIKDMIQNSKIDPALVGEVILGQVITGGSGQNPARQTLIHAGIPKEVPGYTINKVCGSGLKSVALAANAIMTGDNEIVIAGGQENMSLSMHGSYIRAGAKFGDIKMVDLMQYDGLTDVFSGVFMGITAENVSKQFNISRQEQDEFALSSHKKAAKAQLAGIFKDEILPIEVTVKKTTSLFKHDETIRPDTSLEILSKLCPAFDKNGVVTAGNASSINDGAACLMVVSEEALKKHNLMPLARIVSYASAGVDPSIMCTAPVPASQKALSKAGWSVNDLEIIEVNEAFAAQSIYVNREMKWDMDKVNINGGAIAIGHPIGASGGRILITLIHSLRRAKAKKGLVTLCIGGGIGMAMCVEAV; this is encoded by the coding sequence ATGATAAAACCGGTTTATATAACTTATGCGAAAAGGACGGCGTTCGGCTCGTTTATGGGTAGTCTTAGCACGACTTCAGCACCAATGCTAGCTGCTCCTTTAATAAAAGATATGATACAAAACAGCAAAATCGATCCAGCTTTAGTAGGTGAGGTAATACTTGGACAAGTAATAACAGGTGGTAGCGGGCAGAATCCGGCGAGGCAAACTCTGATTCATGCGGGGATACCGAAAGAAGTGCCGGGTTATACGATTAATAAAGTATGTGGCTCAGGTCTTAAAAGCGTAGCACTTGCAGCAAATGCGATTATGACTGGTGATAATGAGATAGTTATAGCAGGTGGGCAGGAAAATATGTCGCTCAGTATGCACGGTAGCTATATCAGAGCCGGAGCTAAATTCGGCGATATTAAAATGGTTGATCTCATGCAGTATGACGGACTAACTGATGTATTTTCAGGAGTATTTATGGGAATTACTGCCGAAAATGTCTCGAAACAGTTTAATATTAGTAGACAAGAGCAAGATGAATTTGCTTTAAGTTCTCACAAGAAAGCAGCTAAAGCACAGCTAGCCGGAATTTTTAAAGATGAAATTTTACCTATCGAAGTAACGGTTAAAAAAACTACTAGTTTGTTTAAACATGATGAAACAATCAGACCTGATACAAGCCTTGAAATTCTGAGTAAATTATGTCCTGCTTTTGATAAAAACGGCGTAGTTACGGCTGGTAATGCTTCTTCAATCAATGACGGTGCGGCATGCCTTATGGTAGTTTCTGAAGAAGCATTGAAAAAGCATAATTTGATGCCGCTAGCTCGTATTGTTTCTTATGCTTCAGCCGGTGTTGATCCAAGTATTATGTGTACTGCCCCCGTTCCTGCCTCCCAAAAGGCTTTAAGTAAAGCAGGTTGGAGTGTTAATGATTTGGAAATTATCGAGGTTAATGAGGCGTTTGCTGCTCAAAGTATTTATGTAAACCGTGAAATGAAATGGGATATGGATAAGGTTAACATAAATGGCGGTGCAATAGCCATCGGGCATCCGATTGGTGCAAGCGGTGGACGTATTCTTATAACTCTGATACACTCTTTAAGAAGAGCTAAAGCTAAAAAAGGCTTAGTCACCTTATGTATCGGCGGAGGTATTGGTATGGCTATGTGCGTTGAAGCAGTTTAA
- the tlyC gene encoding hemolysin C: protein MLKSSKKEDSSKKNQNNNLIFTVRKLFSPIKNFFRTTKTPDNFFGVIKRLKINIQKMTLDERNILANLLELEDKTIEDIMVPRSDIVAIKLTANLAELSESIKLEVPHTRTLIYDGTLDNVVGFIHIKDLFKALATKQNGRLKKLIRKHIIAAPSMKLLDLLAKMRRERTHIAIVVDEYGGTDGLVTIEDLIEEIVGRIDDEHDQQLDSDNFKVINNSTIISNARVEVEVLEEIIGEKLKNDDDEFDTIGGLVLTRVSSVPVIGTRIDISENIEIEVTDATPRSLKQVKIRLKNGLHSDKI from the coding sequence ATGTTAAAATCTTCAAAAAAAGAAGATTCTAGTAAAAAAAATCAAAATAATAATTTAATTTTTACTGTACGAAAATTATTCTCTCCGATAAAAAATTTTTTTAGAACAACAAAAACGCCTGATAATTTTTTTGGTGTCATCAAACGCCTTAAAATTAATATCCAAAAAATGACCCTAGACGAGCGTAATATTTTAGCTAATTTATTGGAGCTAGAAGATAAAACTATTGAAGATATAATGGTACCGCGTTCTGATATTGTGGCAATAAAATTAACTGCGAATCTAGCAGAATTAAGTGAGTCTATTAAGTTAGAAGTCCCACATACACGCACTCTTATATATGACGGTACTTTGGACAATGTAGTAGGGTTCATTCATATCAAAGATTTGTTTAAAGCATTGGCTACAAAGCAAAATGGTCGTTTAAAAAAACTTATACGTAAGCATATAATTGCAGCTCCTTCTATGAAATTATTAGATTTGCTAGCAAAAATGCGTCGCGAGAGAACACATATTGCAATAGTTGTTGATGAGTATGGCGGTACTGACGGTTTAGTTACTATTGAAGATCTTATAGAAGAAATAGTAGGACGCATTGATGATGAGCATGATCAGCAATTAGATAGCGATAATTTCAAGGTTATTAATAACTCAACAATTATTTCAAATGCACGTGTTGAAGTAGAAGTGCTTGAAGAAATAATAGGAGAAAAGCTAAAAAATGATGATGATGAGTTTGATACAATAGGAGGACTTGTATTGACTAGAGTCAGTAGTGTTCCGGTTATCGGTACTAGAATAGATATTTCAGAAAATATTGAAATTGAAGTTACGGATGCAACTCCTCGTTCTTTAAAACAAGTCAAAATTAGACTAAAAAACGGTTTGCATAGCGATAAGATTTGA
- a CDS encoding type II toxin-antitoxin system PemK/MazF family toxin: MKRCEVWLVDFNPSLGGEVTKVRQAIIVSNNYSNASLNRVQIIPLTSNIDKCYPCEAYIMIGGKKAKAMADQVMTVSKLRLKSKINVISNEDMQLLEYAIKLQLSL; the protein is encoded by the coding sequence ATGAAAAGATGTGAAGTATGGTTGGTAGATTTTAATCCATCGTTAGGCGGTGAAGTAACTAAAGTAAGACAAGCAATAATCGTTAGCAACAATTACTCAAATGCTTCATTAAATCGTGTGCAAATAATACCTTTAACTAGTAATATTGATAAATGCTATCCTTGTGAAGCTTATATAATGATAGGTGGTAAAAAAGCTAAAGCCATGGCTGATCAAGTCATGACAGTAAGCAAATTAAGGTTAAAATCTAAAATTAATGTTATCTCTAATGAAGATATGCAGCTTTTGGAATATGCCATTAAATTACAGCTAAGTCTATAA
- a CDS encoding CopG family transcriptional regulator, with product MSKRIKYNDVATVEVTIVKDFLPHPRELLLKDDSVKVTISLSKESVEFFKSEAASAHVPYQKMIRMLLDKYTKHYKENKRA from the coding sequence ATGAGCAAGAGAATAAAATACAATGATGTGGCAACAGTGGAAGTAACAATAGTAAAAGATTTCTTACCACATCCTAGAGAACTGTTATTAAAAGATGATTCTGTAAAAGTAACCATTTCTTTAAGTAAAGAGAGCGTAGAATTCTTTAAATCAGAAGCAGCCAGTGCACATGTCCCTTATCAAAAAATGATTAGAATGTTACTAGATAAATATACTAAGCATTATAAAGAAAATAAAAGAGCATAG
- the glyA gene encoding serine hydroxymethyltransferase — MNIFNNNLHETDKEINEIIKHEKLRQSSVIELIASENFVSPAVLEAQGSILTNKYAEGYSGKRFYNGCEEVDKAENLAIERVKKLFNCKYANVQPHSGSQANQAVYLTLLQPGDTILGMSLDSGGHLTHGASPNMSGKWFNAVSYGVNKKTYLIDYDEIERLAVLHKPKLLIAGFSAYPRNIDFTRFREIADKVGAYFMADIAHIAGLVATGEHQSPISYAHVVTSTTHKTLRGPRGGLVLSDDEEIGKKINSALFPGLQGGPLMHIVAAKAVAFLESLQPEYKSYIKQIISNAKALASSLQERGYDILTGGTDNHIVLVDLRKNGITGKLAANSLDNAGITCNKNAIPFDETSPFITSGIRLGTPACTTRGFKEQDFVSVGHMVADILDGLKNNKDNTKAEQQVLHKVTKLIKLFPFYD, encoded by the coding sequence ATGAATATTTTTAATAATAATTTGCATGAAACGGATAAAGAAATTAATGAAATAATAAAACATGAAAAGTTACGTCAAAGTAGCGTAATCGAGCTTATTGCATCAGAGAATTTCGTAAGTCCCGCAGTACTTGAAGCTCAAGGGTCGATTCTGACTAATAAATATGCAGAAGGGTATTCCGGTAAACGTTTTTATAACGGTTGTGAGGAAGTAGATAAAGCTGAAAATTTAGCTATAGAGAGAGTAAAAAAATTATTTAACTGCAAATATGCAAATGTGCAACCTCATTCAGGCTCACAAGCAAATCAAGCTGTATATCTTACTTTATTACAGCCGGGCGATACAATTCTTGGTATGTCATTAGATAGCGGTGGGCATCTAACGCACGGTGCATCCCCTAATATGTCCGGTAAATGGTTTAACGCCGTTTCTTATGGCGTAAATAAAAAAACTTATTTAATCGATTATGATGAGATTGAGAGGTTAGCAGTTTTACATAAGCCAAAACTACTTATAGCTGGCTTTTCTGCTTATCCTCGTAATATTGATTTTACAAGATTTAGAGAAATTGCGGATAAAGTCGGAGCATATTTCATGGCAGATATTGCTCATATTGCAGGGCTTGTTGCCACAGGTGAGCATCAAAGCCCTATTTCTTATGCTCATGTTGTTACCTCCACTACTCACAAAACGCTTAGGGGACCAAGGGGTGGTTTAGTCTTATCTGACGATGAAGAGATAGGCAAAAAAATAAATTCTGCATTATTTCCAGGATTACAAGGTGGTCCGTTAATGCATATAGTCGCCGCAAAAGCAGTAGCTTTTTTAGAAAGCTTGCAGCCTGAATATAAAAGCTATATTAAGCAGATAATAAGTAACGCTAAAGCTTTAGCAAGTAGCTTGCAAGAAAGAGGATATGATATATTAACAGGCGGAACAGATAATCATATTGTTTTAGTGGATTTGCGTAAAAACGGAATTACCGGAAAGCTTGCTGCTAATTCTTTAGATAACGCAGGGATTACATGTAATAAGAATGCTATCCCGTTTGATGAAACTTCGCCTTTTATCACTTCAGGTATTCGCCTTGGTACTCCCGCATGTACTACTAGAGGCTTTAAAGAACAGGATTTCGTATCAGTCGGTCATATGGTAGCAGATATTTTAGATGGTCTAAAGAATAATAAAGATAATACTAAAGCTGAACAGCAAGTGCTACATAAAGTAACAAAACTAATTAAATTATTTCCGTTTTATGACTAA
- a CDS encoding palindromic element RPE1 domain-containing protein, translated as MLDSNKLQEYFELYDNYTKAHKLGNKYLEYAKIVMQTEYYRVLYYSASSSMPSLSFPRKRESRDNHKMCSRFRGNDINRDMDDKHKFLIIPSIFNSPEIFFLARGKNFIENLRNYGEVYLIDWLEIEEPKYLLDDYVHKIIEVIDSLKIKDINCIGHCIGGNLAIATNVLIPKFIKTLTLLTCPWDFSHFFYIRMLHRCLKLDSGIENLPTIPKIHIQILFFLLFPNYFNAKLKKFCSITSDQEQELAFRIEHWLTSGNNISKGVYNQIIQNILDKNMFINLKWQIDNRSLQKFAYRKEFGGDTERSTASYINIREDASTGSTYKLPLEVELPKRSNFIIDPSLIDCPVYIVAAEDDQIVPKSSILSLQKLLKNSKLIEVKGGHISYLINSKLDKLFKEYT; from the coding sequence ATGCTCGATAGTAATAAACTACAGGAATATTTTGAACTTTATGATAATTATACAAAGGCACATAAGCTAGGTAATAAATATTTAGAATACGCTAAAATAGTAATGCAAACAGAGTATTATAGGGTGTTGTATTACTCGGCATCATCCTCAATGCCATCCTTGTCATTCCCACGAAAGCGTGAATCTAGAGATAATCACAAGATGTGTTCCCGCTTTCGCGGGAATGACATAAACAGAGACATGGATGACAAGCATAAGTTCCTAATCATCCCATCTATCTTCAACTCACCGGAAATATTTTTTCTAGCTCGTGGCAAAAATTTTATTGAAAATTTGAGAAACTACGGTGAAGTTTATTTAATAGATTGGCTAGAGATTGAGGAACCTAAATATTTACTAGACGACTATGTGCATAAAATCATTGAAGTAATAGATAGTTTGAAAATTAAAGACATTAATTGCATAGGTCATTGTATCGGCGGTAACCTTGCGATAGCTACAAATGTACTTATACCTAAATTTATAAAAACTCTGACTTTACTTACCTGCCCGTGGGATTTTTCTCATTTTTTTTATATAAGAATGTTGCATCGATGTTTAAAACTAGATAGTGGCATAGAAAATTTACCGACAATTCCTAAGATTCATATTCAAATTTTATTTTTTCTGTTATTTCCTAACTATTTCAATGCTAAATTAAAAAAATTCTGCTCTATCACTTCTGATCAGGAGCAAGAATTAGCATTTAGAATAGAACATTGGCTTACGTCAGGAAACAATATATCTAAAGGTGTGTATAATCAAATCATACAAAATATATTGGATAAAAATATGTTTATAAATCTTAAATGGCAAATCGATAATAGATCTCTTCAGAAATTCGCTTATAGAAAGGAATTTGGAGGAGACACGGAACGCAGCACCGCATCGTATATAAACATACGTGAGGATGCGAGTACCGGATCGACGTACAAATTACCTCTAGAAGTAGAGTTGCCGAAGAGGTCTAATTTTATTATTGATCCGAGTTTAATCGATTGCCCTGTATATATAGTAGCAGCGGAAGATGATCAAATAGTGCCTAAATCTTCCATTTTATCTTTGCAAAAATTATTAAAAAACTCTAAACTTATAGAAGTAAAAGGCGGACATATTAGCTATTTGATAAATAGTAAATTAGATAAATTATTTAAGGAGTATACTTAG
- the lipA gene encoding lipoyl synthase, with product MTNLNKKPDWIKVKAPNSAEYYNTKDLIKNLSLNTVCEEAACPNIGECWSKKHATMIILGSVCTRACMFCNVKTGRPDLLDPHEPQRLAEAVQKLNLKHVVITSVDRDDLEDGGASHFAECINEIRKSSTNTTIEILTPDFLRKEGAAEIIANSKPDVFNHNVETVPSLYKTIRPGARYYNSLSLLHNIKKLSPEIFTKSGMMVGLGEEINEVVQVMDDLREAQVDFLTIGQYLQPTKNHAEVAKYVTPEEFQYLGRIAKTKGFLMVSSTPLTRSSYHADEDFQKLKENYQQRHTVA from the coding sequence ATGACTAATTTAAATAAAAAACCGGATTGGATAAAGGTTAAAGCTCCTAATTCTGCAGAGTATTATAATACAAAAGATTTAATAAAGAATCTGAGTTTAAATACTGTGTGCGAAGAAGCTGCTTGTCCTAATATCGGTGAGTGTTGGTCGAAAAAACATGCAACCATGATTATTTTAGGTTCGGTTTGTACTAGAGCCTGTATGTTTTGTAATGTCAAAACTGGTAGACCTGATTTACTTGATCCGCACGAACCGCAAAGGTTAGCAGAGGCTGTACAAAAGTTAAATCTTAAACATGTAGTAATTACTTCCGTCGATCGTGATGACCTTGAAGACGGTGGAGCTTCACATTTTGCGGAGTGTATTAATGAAATTAGAAAATCCTCGACAAATACTACTATCGAGATTCTAACACCCGATTTTTTAAGAAAAGAAGGAGCAGCTGAAATAATAGCCAATTCAAAGCCTGACGTATTTAATCATAATGTCGAAACAGTACCGTCTTTATATAAAACGATTAGACCTGGAGCTAGATATTATAATTCTTTAAGCTTACTTCACAATATCAAAAAATTATCTCCTGAAATTTTTACAAAATCAGGTATGATGGTAGGACTTGGCGAAGAAATAAATGAAGTAGTACAGGTTATGGATGATTTAAGGGAAGCACAAGTTGATTTCCTCACTATCGGACAGTATCTGCAACCTACTAAAAATCATGCCGAGGTCGCAAAATATGTTACTCCTGAAGAGTTTCAATATTTAGGGCGAATAGCAAAAACAAAAGGATTCTTGATGGTTTCGTCAACCCCGCTAACCCGTTCTTCATACCATGCCGATGAGGATTTTCAAAAATTAAAAGAGAATTACCAACAGCGTCATACAGTGGCTTAA
- the fabD gene encoding ACP S-malonyltransferase produces MKTAFIFPGQGAQLIGMGKDFYDNFKPAKETFQVVNEVLNRKLTNIIFNGPSAELTLTTNAQPALMAVSMAIINIIKAETGKNLDSFCDYAAGHSLGEYSALCSTESISLETAAKLLHIRSTSMQEACPEGEGSMAACINIPLQKLEEILEDINKINVCQIANDNIKGQIVISGKTTAIDHAISIIKDLGYKAIKLKVSAPFHCSLMKPAEEKMRVALDKSVINKPIIPIIQNCTAKLTLDPTEIKQNLILQICRRVRWRETLKLFNQLDVTHIVEIGAGNVLTNMLRKINYPYKLSNISNLEELQNFLENVSK; encoded by the coding sequence ATGAAAACAGCTTTTATCTTCCCCGGTCAAGGTGCGCAATTGATCGGCATGGGGAAGGATTTTTATGATAATTTTAAACCCGCCAAAGAAACTTTTCAAGTCGTTAATGAAGTACTAAATCGAAAGCTCACTAATATAATTTTTAATGGACCTTCTGCAGAACTTACCTTAACCACTAACGCACAACCGGCATTAATGGCAGTATCTATGGCAATAATAAATATTATCAAAGCTGAAACAGGTAAAAATTTGGATAGTTTTTGCGATTATGCTGCCGGTCATTCGCTAGGTGAATATAGTGCTTTATGTAGTACCGAAAGTATTAGCCTTGAGACAGCAGCAAAGCTACTTCATATACGTAGTACATCTATGCAAGAAGCATGTCCCGAAGGTGAGGGAAGCATGGCAGCTTGTATCAATATTCCGCTTCAAAAACTTGAAGAAATATTAGAAGATATCAACAAAATAAATGTATGCCAAATTGCCAACGATAATATCAAAGGACAAATAGTTATTAGCGGTAAAACCACAGCTATCGATCATGCTATTAGTATAATTAAAGATTTAGGTTATAAAGCGATAAAACTGAAAGTCAGTGCTCCATTTCATTGTAGCTTAATGAAGCCTGCAGAAGAAAAAATGCGAGTAGCTCTTGATAAATCTGTAATTAATAAGCCTATAATACCGATAATCCAAAATTGTACTGCAAAACTTACTCTAGATCCTACCGAAATCAAACAAAATTTAATTCTTCAGATATGTAGACGAGTTAGATGGCGTGAAACTTTAAAGCTATTTAATCAGCTAGATGTAACCCATATAGTAGAAATAGGGGCAGGAAACGTACTAACCAATATGCTACGGAAAATTAATTATCCATATAAATTAAGTAATATTAGTAATTTAGAAGAACTACAGAATTTTTTAGAGAACGTTAGCAAATAA
- the tlc5 gene encoding GTP/GDP exchange transporter Tlc5, translated as MLSTSSRSFKSKFRAAFWPVHNYELGKFIPMSALMFCILFNQNVLRILKDSILISEISAEIAGFAKVYCVTPAAALFVIIYAKMINHLTFDKIFYYLSAFFIGFFVLFAFVIYPNIHIFHVHPDNLADWMERYPHFKWYISLVGNWGYIVYYSLAELWPNIFYVLLFWQFANELTTTEEAKRFYTLFSLFGNSSLILVGFLMMNLSSEDTIIKKFMSISDSKITLVQVSTTMVAIVSIVYCLLVRFISKNVFTNPLFYAKVKSGRSTSARIGLIKSFKYIAKSKYLWLLLICSAAFGFAINLVEAVWKAKIKELYPTVNTYAEFNSLYILWTGVAIMVMTIIGNNVMRMHNWFAAAVISPVIIMVTGILFFVLIVFDQQILSLFDGAILMSPLALAVSIGGIQNILAKGTKYSIWDTSREMLYIPLDEELKTKGKAAVDVISAKVGKSSSGLVQSIIFTLVPTATFTSISPILMVVFTFVCLAWIYAVRKIYFEYQKIA; from the coding sequence ATGCTGAGTACCTCATCACGATCGTTTAAAAGCAAATTCAGAGCGGCATTTTGGCCTGTGCATAATTACGAACTCGGAAAGTTTATTCCGATGAGTGCCTTAATGTTTTGTATTTTATTTAATCAAAATGTTTTACGAATCTTAAAAGATAGTATTTTAATTTCTGAGATTAGTGCAGAAATAGCAGGTTTTGCTAAAGTTTATTGTGTTACTCCTGCTGCTGCTTTATTCGTGATTATTTATGCTAAAATGATTAATCATCTTACTTTTGACAAGATCTTTTATTATTTAAGTGCATTTTTCATCGGCTTTTTTGTTTTATTTGCCTTTGTTATTTATCCTAATATTCATATTTTTCATGTACATCCAGATAATCTAGCTGACTGGATGGAACGCTATCCTCATTTTAAGTGGTATATATCATTAGTAGGTAATTGGGGTTATATAGTATATTATAGTCTTGCCGAGCTTTGGCCTAATATTTTTTACGTATTATTATTTTGGCAGTTTGCTAATGAACTTACTACCACCGAAGAAGCAAAAAGATTTTATACTCTCTTTTCGCTATTCGGCAACTCTTCTTTAATATTAGTCGGCTTTTTAATGATGAATCTATCATCGGAAGATACTATTATTAAGAAGTTTATGAGTATTTCGGATAGTAAAATCACTTTAGTTCAAGTATCCACGACAATGGTTGCTATCGTTTCTATTGTTTATTGTTTGTTAGTTAGATTTATTAGTAAGAACGTTTTTACTAACCCATTATTTTATGCCAAAGTAAAAAGCGGTAGATCAACTTCAGCACGGATAGGACTGATTAAAAGCTTTAAATATATTGCAAAATCAAAATATTTATGGCTACTTTTAATTTGTTCCGCAGCGTTCGGATTTGCTATTAACTTAGTCGAAGCCGTATGGAAAGCAAAAATTAAGGAATTATATCCGACTGTAAATACCTATGCTGAATTTAACAGTTTGTATATACTTTGGACAGGCGTTGCAATAATGGTTATGACCATCATCGGTAATAACGTTATGCGTATGCATAACTGGTTTGCAGCAGCAGTTATTTCACCAGTTATAATAATGGTGACCGGCATTTTGTTCTTTGTACTTATAGTATTTGATCAACAAATTTTATCATTATTTGATGGAGCAATTTTAATGTCACCTCTTGCTCTTGCCGTTTCGATCGGCGGTATTCAAAATATTTTAGCTAAAGGTACTAAATATTCTATATGGGATACTTCAAGAGAAATGTTATATATCCCTCTTGATGAGGAGCTTAAAACCAAAGGCAAAGCAGCGGTTGACGTAATAAGTGCAAAAGTTGGCAAATCCTCTAGCGGTCTTGTACAATCTATTATCTTTACCTTAGTTCCGACTGCTACTTTTACCTCAATCTCACCGATTCTAATGGTGGTATTTACTTTCGTATGCCTTGCTTGGATTTATGCAGTAAGGAAAATATATTTTGAATATCAAAAAATAGCATAA
- a CDS encoding DNA methyltransferase: protein MNNDHPRPFPNALIKRIISSTNAKIVLDPFIGSVTTAIAAQKLN, encoded by the coding sequence ATGAATAATGATCATCCTAGACCGTTTCCAAATGCACTAATTAAAAGAATTATATCTTCTACTAATGCAAAAATAGTCTTAGATCCATTTATAGGTTCTGTAACAACAGCAATAGCTGCTCAAAAATTAAATTGA